Proteins from one Ananas comosus cultivar F153 linkage group 5, ASM154086v1, whole genome shotgun sequence genomic window:
- the LOC109711044 gene encoding MICOS complex subunit MIC10-like isoform X1, giving the protein MAEEENKTTPPPTTPPLPTTTTTTTTTKTIPARYDLDAKWDACLDLSIRRVVYSSLAGAFTGLLFFRSPTTRWASIAFGAGAGVGAAYTECSYLFDGSAPKWSPPPKVSTVHPASSLEEK; this is encoded by the exons ATGGCGGAAGAAGAGAATaagacgacgccgccgccgacgacgccgccgctgccgacgacgacgacgacgacgacgacaacgaagACGATCCCTGCGCGCTACGACCTCGATGCGAAGTGGGACGCGTGCCTCGACCTCTCCATCCGCCGCGTTGTCtactcctccctcgccggcgcctTCACCGGCCTTCTCTTCTTCC GGAGCCCGACAACTCGATGGGCATCCATAGCTTTTGGTGCTGGAGCGGGCGTTGGAGCAGCATACACAGAATGCTCGTATCTGTTTGATGGTTCTGCTCCCAAGTGGTCTCCGCCTCCTAAGGTTTCAACTGTTCATCCTGCTTCCTCattg GAAGAGAAGTGA
- the LOC109711044 gene encoding MICOS complex subunit MIC10-like isoform X2 produces the protein MAEEENKTTPPPTTPPLPTTTTTTTTTKTIPARYDLDAKWDACLDLSIRRVVYSSLAGAFTGLLFFRSPTTRWASIAFGAGAGVGAAYTECSYLFDGSAPKWSPPPKEEK, from the exons ATGGCGGAAGAAGAGAATaagacgacgccgccgccgacgacgccgccgctgccgacgacgacgacgacgacgacgacaacgaagACGATCCCTGCGCGCTACGACCTCGATGCGAAGTGGGACGCGTGCCTCGACCTCTCCATCCGCCGCGTTGTCtactcctccctcgccggcgcctTCACCGGCCTTCTCTTCTTCC GGAGCCCGACAACTCGATGGGCATCCATAGCTTTTGGTGCTGGAGCGGGCGTTGGAGCAGCATACACAGAATGCTCGTATCTGTTTGATGGTTCTGCTCCCAAGTGGTCTCCGCCTCCTAAG GAAGAGAAGTGA